From Aricia agestis chromosome 1, ilAriAges1.1, whole genome shotgun sequence:
TTCGACCAGCAACCGATCAGCACCAGGACAGCAGCCGGCTAGCTCCCAGCAGCCGCCATGGGCCTGGACAAGAGGACCATCAAGATCATAGCGATCGTTGTAGCCGTGCTCATCGTGTTAGGTAAGTGAGAATTatgtgaaaatgtttttttttactttgaattAAATTAGTAATTTTTGTATTTGCTTGCAACATACAGGCTACTTATAATTTAAGATAATTTGCGATTAATTAGCAAAGAAATAAAAACCATGACATTGCCGTAATACTACAATACTATTAGCAATatgaacagaattaatactagtattttttttaaatataaataatttgagTTAGTtagcaaaaaatatacaattagcacaatattaatattcttaagttattattttaatattgacttagggcctgtttcaccacttcctgataaagtgccggctaggctatccataacttatttgacagattcttcatactctgtcaagttaagtggtggatagcctatccggcacttatctggaagtggtgaaacagacccttactGAGTGTTGCTTGCTAAAACGTAATTTATAGATATATGCAagattacatattttgtaaaaagtttattaaactTTTGTGTGTTTATTCAATTATAGGGCACAGGAAAATGCCCTCAATGCCGGCTTGCCCCATCCCAAgagaatattttgatttattaagtaattagtaatGTGACTACATTATAGTACCTATGGCGTTTTTCTAGCTTAATACCTTAATATCAGGGTTAAGGCTCTTTATAACttcactttaataatatttttatattattgcttTGAATTAAATGATGTAGTGCAATCTTTAAATATCTTAGACTGTTATGCAACAATAACAACGAGGACAACGCGAGGATCAAATGTGCCGCCATTTTATTTTCGTGAGAACCCAATAATTGTAGCAGTCCGCATCGGGCTAGCCGTTAGATGAACGCGAGGCCCACGATTCAAATATTAGGAGGAAAAAGTTCACTGAGCTGTAAGATGCTAGACTGAGGAATGAGGATATCtttaaataattgaataattaGATCGTTGTGCTATCTTATTATAGGCGCAAAAcattaagggtctgtttcacaaTTTACTGATAAtagccagataggctatccacaacttatctgacagatagagttaCTCTATCTGTCCTAGTCCCCACAAAAGTACATACATAGAAATTACAGTTTGATGAGCATTCGTTACCTGTCAGAAAGCTCAGCATGCACCTAAGCTCGTTACTGACATTGTCTGGCTTCCATACAGCTTGCAGGATGTCCAAGACTCAGGATTAGCTTTATTGGATTTAATTGCAGTTCCTGCAATAAGGCTAATTTAAATTcgattataaaaataacgtgTTTGAAATcacaatattgtattttgttATACTGAGATTAACTTTGAAAACGATTAATCGGATCGATAATGGTTaaaaaggaaatataatattattttggtttttttttctgtttttttttcttaattactgATCTGGTTTGAATGACCGCTGCCGGGTTTCTGAGGtgttttgacaggagtttatcttttcactagcgttgttgattggttaattttttgACGCTAACCAATCAAAAGCAATAGTAAAAGATAAACTCCGGTTAAAAAACTCAGAAACTGGTCATGAACCAAGCAAGAAAGTTCGTCTGTTCATTGTGACGTTTTAATCGTAGCcgtataatttttgtatacaaCGTTCTGATATTACGTAATTACCAACGGCAAGTATAGaggggttgattcagaccgcagtccgcaacgcgacgcgtagatgtatatctaaatttgtatggatttgacagattcgcaagacgtctcacgcaaataaaatctgtcaaatccatacaaagcctcgtcgtgttgcggtctgaattgaccctaagataCGAATAAGAAGGAAAAACACACAAAAAGATTCGAAAACCTAATTCATCCATAAACGTTTTCTCGGAAAATATATATCTGAAGCGATATTTTCCGAGACCTATTCGCTATGGGAAAATAAATCATTCATCGCAAACATCATGGAGAAAAAAATGTCTTTGATGTACCCAAGAAAGcactttcagatttttttttaaattttttaacagaatattattaatctttGGTTCAAGTTTCCttggtctttgatgtaaattaaaaatttcgtgtgtggtatacagtgtgtaacaaaaataagtgataatactttagggtgtgtacgtgttccttgtagagagttcactgtgaaagtagcagctctgaaagacgaaaaaaatgtttcacttttgtatgggcaagggtccgagcgtcacgagtatccccatacaaaagtgcaaaaaaattttggtctttcagcgctgctactttcacagtgaactctctacacaccctaaagtattagcactcatttttgttacaccctgtagatgaaataaaatagtcgtagaggGTGTTCCATTTTATAAATCTCGattataataacatacattcacgcggacgaagttgcgagcaacagctagtcatgataatattatgtatagggcATGGATACCGGTAATCGGTATTACCGGAAAACCGGTAATACCGCACCATTTAgaccatttttaaatataggtattaAAGAGAAAAATACCGGTTTTTCGGTATTTTAgcttttatgtatttttgtatacGCACACGTGttttcaacacaatattatgatttatgaaacaaTTGAAAGTATACCAATACACTCAAAATCAActgctaataaaataatagttttgctgtgtgtgtgtgagtccTGTGTTGGCATATTTCTTAGTcacacttattattataataatgttacgtgctagggttcgaaggatttggagagaaagacctgctgactcttatGCTGTGTATTTCATGAAGAACATCTGATACTCACGTTCTTGGGACacctatctgaagatggaactatctgccgttagtcttctcccatttTCGGTacagtattccgttttgaagtatcagactgtcccattgcacCCAGTACACTCCAgttttcttccatgtgatgatgtgccgatgGTCGTCAtttctttcttgagcctccctcatagcattATTCTCCCAgagacccaaaggacttgttctcgttaactttaatgttacttcgtTAGATTCCTGCTTATCACAATGTTTGCAGCCTTCCGAACACGGCCTTCAtgaaagtgcgtcggcattcccatacGTCTTCAGGACCTTCAGGATTCTTGAATTgcagtagccacttcaaggctgcatGATCAGTTCACcgtaaaaactgtctgccgatgagatatttgttgaaatgttgtagcgtctttacgacagccaagagttcccTTCTTGTCACACACTTGTTTCTAGAGAGAAGCCAGAGGGCTTAGATAATGATTTGCTTAAATATGCAAtaacaacttctctttcaccctgtttttgagataccTAACACCCCTCCGACGGTCGTGTTGCTTGCAGCCGTGttgactataaactgaccttcagttTGTGGTTACTCCaagattggtgtttcacacagatgtttcttcagtttctgaaaagaatcatCAGAAGTCTCATCTCAACTAAATTGTCGTTTATCTtatgtcagccgatgtaatggttTGGCTATCTCcaagaatcccttaacaaaatgCCAGCATGAGCATAGGCCGAggaatgcccgcacttcggttttgttcttaggggttggccaattttgaactGCTTCCAGTTTCTCCGGGTCTGTCTGGATTCCATCACTGGAAACTTATATAtgtaaacgagcttttgctcgcggcttcgcttgcgttaagaagtattattatatataaactttcatcccctatttgaaccccttggggttggaatttatcaaaatcctttcttagcagatggctacgttataacatctacctgcatgccaaatttcagcccgatccgtccagtggtttgggctgtgcgttgatagatcactatgtcaatcagtcagtcacttttgagttttatatacataataatagatGAGAAGATGAGATGATAGTcgcttttttaatgtttaaattgttggttaaatatacttatgggaagatttttttagttatttgtttagtgtaaggaacaaaacactgttaaactttaaataaacaagttgattttaaagttttttttgtttattcgaTTAAATTATAAGGGATTTAGCGTTTTTTTGATAAATACCGTAAAAATACCGGAAAACCGGTTTTTGAAAAATCAATACCGGTATTATACCGGTattgcaaaaattcccaatacCGCCATGCcctaattatgtacttactacttagGCACATTTTCTATAGTCTATTAATTTTCTTTACAGGCGGCATTACTGGGCTACTGCTAGCCCTATTCCTGCCCTATCGATATGTCGGTAAGTCGTATTATGTTTCGTAATGTTTGTTTAAAAGGAATgtgaattattaattttgttcatatttaagtaacaattactattattatgtaCAGCGCTCTAGAAGAAACATCTCTCAATTCTCCATAAGCTAAGACAAACATTGTCAGATAAATCTCTGAACCAGTCACCGTGCCAAGACTTTTGCTTATATcgacataatatacctaatataggGCAAGGAGAATTATGTacttaggctggatttatatatgCGTGTGCCTGAACGCTCGGTCTGGCGGCTAAaccgcgagattacaagcaaataATGTACTATGGTAGGTactatgtaacgatttatttaaatagcggcgcggtcgcgctgttatttacataagtataatatttgccCGTCAtttcgcggtgtagccgccaaagtCCAAACTGTGCgttcgcgccgccgcgccgcataTAAAAGCAGCTTATATCCATACGGTGTAGTTACATGCTTAGTGGGGCCGCAATAGAAACGCAGAAGATCAAAAAACACAGGCTTCCTTTACTAATCTGGTGGTCTATTTTACCGTAGAAAGAAACCTAGGTGGCCATGCTAAGCATAGGTATTGGTGGATCATAGAAATTAACTTATGaacagatgacggacctacgctATTTGATCTGGTTATGTCGAGTCAATGTTAATCGTCGACATTCCGTATAAATTACGTCCAACATCTGCCTATgaaatatgaatcaacttctttgatagttCAACAGTTTCGTATAAACATGTTCGTTTCCAGTGTTGGAGGTGTGGCCGCAGTCGAGCGAGTACAACTATGAGCAGCCGCTGATCCACTTCCGCGCCAGCGACCCCGGCAGCTGGCACGTCTGGTACAAGCGTATCAGCGACTTCCTTCTCGGTACCAACCTGTTTTGTAATtagctagagattttaaaaGTCGTCGTGATCTATGCCAAAGCCGTTGAACGATTCCTAAACCATTCAATTTTCTACCTATAAGACTCTAGAAGACGTTACCGCCAGGCATATGTGGTCTCACTAGCAATACTACTAGTgatcacgagtcacgacgtcTGAATGTATCTTCAGTAATAGGTCATGGGTGATGGGATATCGACCCGGTCATTTCGCAAGTCGTAAAAGTTAACGACGGCCCCTCAAATCAACTATTGACATTTACCCTGAAATCATAGCAAATGTTTCcctatcgaggaaggctataattaATACTCCGCGTGCGAGCTCCGAGAAATCGGAAGCTGAGTAACGGGTGCAGAACTGCGCCGAACTCACGCGTACGCGTTTTCTTCCCGCAACGCTTTGAGTTCTTTCAAGGAATACCTATAGCTGAAATAACAGAATGGTACGATGGTAATGTTCCTCTATTTCAGCGTATGAGACCACCGTGCCGGATGACCCGCCACGCGCGCCCTGCTCCATCCACCGCCACGACCAGCGGATGCCGGCGCCCAACTGCGAGCGCGCGCTCAACATGTGGGCGCCCTGCAATGCCGACAACTTCTACGGCTTTGGCCTCGGCAAGCCCTGCGTCTTTCTTAGACTGAACAACGTAAGTACTTTGAAGGCCGAtggattttttaacaattaataatggGCAAACAATGTGTTTATAATTTAAAGACTGTCAAagcatatatttaaaaaaaacctttccgGCTCTCCACAAGCTTTTTTGCAATGTTAAATAGTTAATTAAATAGTTAATTCTCATAATATACAGATCCACTACTGGGTCCCGGAGCCGTACAACGTGTCGGTGCCCATGGCGATCCCGCAGGACATGCCCAACTACCTTAAGATGGCCATGGTGAGGATATTCAAaactaatattttgtaattttgtaccaaattatttttagaattttgatATTATGAACGACAGAATATCATATTGCTTCGTTTGGAGGCTATACGGCCTTCTTGTACGGC
This genomic window contains:
- the LOC121732098 gene encoding sodium/potassium-transporting ATPase subunit beta-2-like gives rise to the protein MGLDKRTIKIIAIVVAVLIVLGGITGLLLALFLPYRYVVLEVWPQSSEYNYEQPLIHFRASDPGSWHVWYKRISDFLLAYETTVPDDPPRAPCSIHRHDQRMPAPNCERALNMWAPCNADNFYGFGLGKPCVFLRLNNIHYWVPEPYNVSVPMAIPQDMPNYLKMAMQQYPAHRYGDYVWVSCNGEFSSDEENIGPIQYIPGALPPGFPTNRLHTADRIPRNTRHLPDLTPAPLLAVFFENPRRGVVINVECRIWTRDIVYDKSSRVGRARFELYVE